The following proteins are encoded in a genomic region of Takifugu flavidus isolate HTHZ2018 chromosome 3, ASM371156v2, whole genome shotgun sequence:
- the xirp2a gene encoding xin actin-binding repeat-containing protein 2 isoform X1 — protein MEIQSGNGEEPAATVSAAPVSISQSPPGWQVERSDVDPAHTQDPQAEKRIERFHVPLDSLKRMFEKPAEATTEVTALLSRTTTSSSRIQADPPADPTMAFCVDTTSSVGSTGRSGRPQDWSVDHQQPEPVSVRERLAMYQAAVSKNESNSSTSATMMDESEACSLPGGLASVKRQFENQEFASSSSHSSVSQLQFEQRSFQEKRSSSSQVTVRSCARDAVPTTALFHDQQEMIQDERVHHNNVAATYGNHCNETVMLVGGEDLPNVSAQALKQQYEEAASAKEIKVDLDFDQFQWVPLNTSKSSVTNYETSAASKTTMASSFTSGSAAAHEEVEHFPPPPAHVLQETLQSSASRSQESASQHRQAINREQHFKSKGKAELKRLYKHIHPEVRKNLEADYLSELGEAEMECEEMGDVQQACYMFENDCNSPCSSPDRDSVEWEEILKGEVQSVRWMFENKPLDTIKDESPDESEGKSIAHQEIIAGKDVKYTAWIFETQPMDALGTDTAGEAEESQKSAAMARGDVRTATWLFETQPLDCLNKIYHEDEQEADVVVTRDIAGGDVKTARYLFETQHLDSLGKTETIKESHFLNLKSELEEIKGDVKTTTRKFETQPMCVIRGDSGEMLEVTTVRREETEKGDVKTSRWMFETQPLDMINKDPAKVKLICGISMEDSVECGVNRGTWLFETKTLDTINDEEWESSRKQKEEIIGADVKKHCQVFETQPMDTLKDNANARPVTTEEIVGGDVRSAKHLFESAPAENLKDLLEVGKLKKMVTSEEEKGDVRHQKWVFESQPLENIREEKKEIIRTVNVEALDKGDVTNYKERFESMDLSKCEGTQRIHVEGVTSGSVKSNRELFESTPMYAMQDSSGHYHELKTVRREEIVKGDVHSCRWMFETRPIDEFDESIDKFQIIKGISKQEVQSGDVKTAKWLFETQQLDAIKYFNNFEDEEHEIKEGTEIEKGDVKTCRWLFETRPLDGLYDKVEKNEADIEEVAKGDVKTCTWLFETQTLDNIRDHTESETILKTCTVKEEDIQGKDVRLARFLFETENLENITGEDSSSFRKVTEINIQSGDVSRMKYIFENRSSDIMSSTSEETMQRLKLQQAEDIQRGNVVNCTWMFENQPMDEIREEARDVRTVTDVQGGDVDKGRFIFETYSLDQIKEESSDMSKLTSIFRDEREKGDVKNYTMMFENQPLYAIRDKEGHYHEVTTVTKEEIMRGDVVGARWLFETKPLDSIRDSEEVYVINSVTEEGINKGDVSSARWKFETQPLDEITDEIKVRSKTVADIQGGDVKSSKERFESDEMSQKYIRTVSVSEIHKGDVRSATWMFETRTIDEIHGKGVEYDGMETVTKEEVMKGDVKQSVWLFEKQPLDSIKDSDGTEIVVTKEEIPQADVKTTTWLFETTPFHDFNETKAEQKEIIGKSIKETLEELYCQKMVDSQGILIEADEIGDVRMAKYKLMNQEAPQIQKEEIIRGDLSNIMMNLLTRREISEKGITIDKEERGNVNNTVKQLLNQERGINIEKEEIIAGDIQEAISSLLRNEGSSKHGILIQEDEKGDVKMTVYSLLNKGETTCVEKEDIIHGNVSRTLHRLLSSTAEDECKKIRVGDMERGNVSFYSTCIESGALDYLKQLQCEPDESQEKVEKEYIIGGDIEGTKILLRKNQQEIGRTVAEDDIVPGDVHNTVKVFITEPAVTYKNLEKQDIVKGDLCAALDSLTQAINQKVVIEKEQVVKGDIPSTLKCLEEAQHQAKEMEKPEIVRGDIRGALQSLEKSVSSSVEATIEDLVAGDVKGTLKSLEEAKKVVKEVEKEDIVKGDILTAMQSLHELSSEKKLYQHQVSEQGDVKGTIQLLLEPTTTDGGETTQVEKEEVVKGDVQGAIKCLMQRKQHSNPKRMHPPKKAKVPVRNPSTVKQVGHEYLHEAKSESVAGNPAPAVKNLSQSSESHEHTQRHNERKSVKTQVTTQEDCAVTIAKAHNTTGVSQKKSIKEEQLKAPPPQKIQVAKRIAGKNKPIPIHDQMQSKSTDGNLVQEVQNTSQMNISNKQICETKTVKQVQTTVIEKSVRHKENVTVSEQMSQKHTEKKAFTEKQSFKNMKSEYRNLDMMRKGVITKPKPEIHFPPPPSSPPPPSESELSLPPPPPPVLESPTSSQPSTMRQDIDLPPPPPPLPMEGEVEFFPPPPPTLSEDFLPPPPSQQELNAMPRLTPTKPASRPLFKVPQPPETQKQPVHCTPKWQRKQPTPALSQLRSDQASTTSTVCKKETKVEEKKESVQQIETVNQTESEVVTKNTPVAKPVQGKSPKPPKKVFVPPIKLPPTPEPVPASKPRPYACKFKTPLMLAEERYRQQKMEKEKTETSTVTTPISPPINILPCAASADLCAAQNTEKDVVTEVTKAAMEETKTVSRGAISAQEMLTKKAASQIPMSKPLAPPANKKSVPASSSVSVDKKHISSEQSCEKTLTSADVKKCQTTPENQPVLSPHYEVSNNDVHSSSSVVTSSVSEQQRFIKKSSTKSITAAQSTVLENGLFQSQAQKSEDTQNTNLPLTHQGKISSSQFQPSKIPKVTPSFKVKTFKVPTEKKEDKCGILGQKESMKSLIHLQQGKCSVTQRTDTKVNVENSQATSASAELKPEMKLNKKSQMTLPIKEAELELHVKKGMKVSKNETKANPSPSVTALMPKMAKITNAAAHQGHSHVSVSHSQQSMKTEHKEVAVTERVVQQEHQRQEAVQMHTRQITLQAAESNKMQIKAAKSKDGPKEMSLKGKGKIVRKDRVNSEEITDLEKYNVIQNLLKHIEELEGTPGKVDPSTVMMIITQIPDWVMGLEEKKNLSEIAKKQSNKKLKEMMGYVKRIVQAKLPVLADNLTAMENQETEQEKPLPPPPAPLTLEKKVLSGATLSKISIGSSKTEIKVLEEKQSLQQCRVHQQADPRVSSPLMSIRSPSPTFISIESRKVDSPVRATPPPYKSVGTPPPRKSFTPTPSFSRATPSPTLSRSEKPMKPKDSAANVSHGVTPPPPVVVLEPFVADTEQSMTFGHRETHAEENERERTDVSEMVDSMATVKDKKSFFEEAHKAEVNKVYIRKDPIDIPERLAPDIEEGNVLIDLLKEDLPRVDLSKLVNRFESPQPQVYTRKEPIVISERLGSDTEDAETNPQTPRTEDVPMFTVKAIKDVFETGEHSSQAARDLREQIERRESESVYSEPAGHSETTAVNEHFCSIDDFGNITRGARNAVHSGTSLTHVNPPSYADVVRGNVEAVPADASTEELLRNFQQSWAQSQGVFQNLGFSVTEQRTSQIVTHQQETVVTENSSSRVRTVQGMSEEGLPHGVADCRQTKLP, from the exons CGGTCGGCAGCACAGGAAGATCAGGACGTCCCCAGGACTGGAGCGTTGACCACCAGCAGCCCGAGCCAGTGTCAGTGAGGGAGCGCTTGGCCATGTATCAGGCAGCAGTGAGCAAGAACGAGAGCAATAGTTCTACCTCTGCTACG ATGATGGATGAGTCAGAGGCGTGTTCACTGCCTGGAGGCCTGGCTAGTGTGAAGAGACAGTTTGAAAACCAGGAGTTTGCCTCGTCCTCATCTCATTCCAGCGTCTCCCAGTTGCAATTCGAGCAGAGATCCTTCCAG gagaagaggagctcCTCTTCACAGGTGACGGTGAGAAGTTGTGCCAGAGATGCTGTCCCCACCACAGCGCTCTTTCACGACCAACAAGAG ATGATCCAAGATGAACGAGTACATCATAACAATGTGGCCGCCACTTACGGGAACCATTGCAATGAAACAG TTATGCTCGTTGGAGGAGAGGACCTACCAAATGTCTCTGCTCAGGCTTTGAAGCAGCAATATGAGGAAGCTGCATCAGCCAAGGAAATCAAG GTTGATTTGGATTTCGACCAGTTTCAATGGGTTCCATTGAACACCTCAAAATCTTCAGTCACAAACTATGAAACTTCTGCTGCCTCAAAGACAACCATGGCCTCGTCATTTACTTCGGGATCAGCAGCGGCTCATGAAGAGGTAGAACATTTCCCACCCCCACCTGCACACGTATTGCAGGAGACTCTGCAATCCAGTGCTTCTAGGTCCCAGGAATCAGCCTCTCAGCACAGGCAAGCAATTAATAGGGAGCAGCACTTTAAAAGCAAGGGTAAGGCTGAACTAAAGCGCCTCTACAAACATATTCATCCAGAGGTCCGCAAGAATCTGGAAGCCGATTACCTGAGTGAGCTCGGCGAAGCAGAAATGGAATGCGAGGAAATGGGGGACGTTCAGCAGGCTTGTTACATGTTTGAAAACGATTGCAATAGTCCGTGTTCGAGTCCTGACAGAGACTCTGTGGAATGGGAGGAAATTCTCAAAGGTGAAGTTCAGTCTGTGCGCTGGATGTTTGAAAACAAGCCTCTGGATACAATCAAGGATGAAAGTCCAGATGAGAGCGAGGGGAAGAGCATTGCACATCAGGAAATCATCGCTGGTAAAGATGTGAAGTACACGGCTTGGATCTTTGAAACTCAGCCTATGGATGCCCTGGGGACGGACACGGCTGGCGAGGCCGAGGAGTCGCAAAAGTCAGCTGCTATGGCCAGAGGAGATGTGCGCACCGCAACGTGGCTTTTTGAGACACAGCCACTTGATTGTCTGAATAAGATCTATCATGAGGACGAGCAGGAAGCAGATGTTGTTGTCACCCGAGACATTGCCGGTGGAGATGTGAAGACCGCTAGATACCTCTTTGAAACCCAGCATCTGGATTCTTTAGGCAAAACTGAAACAATCAAGGAGAGCCACTTTCTGAACCTGAAGTCCGAGCTTGAGGAAATCAAGGGGGACGTGAAAACCACCACGCGCAAGTTTGAGACACAGCCAATGTGTGTGATCAGGGGTGACTCAGGAGAGATGTTGGAGGTCACCACTGTCCGCAGGGAAGAGACTGAGAAGGGAGACGTTAAGACATCGCGCTGGATGTTTGAAACACAGCCCCTTGATATGATAAACAAAGATCCTGCAAAGGTAAAACTTATATGTGGGATTTCAATGGAGGACAGCGTCGAATGTGGCGTAAACAGAGGTACGTGGCTTTTTGAGACAAAGACTCTTGACACGATCAATGATGAGGAGTGGGAGAGTTCCAGGAAACAGAAGGAAGAGATAATTGGTGCCGATGTGAAGAAGCACTGTCAGGTATTTGAGACGCAGCCTATGGATACTTTGAAGGACAATGCCAACGCGAGGCCTGTAACTACAGAGGAGATTGTAGGGGGCGATGTTCGATCAGCAAAACATTTGTTTGAATCTGCACCTGCGGAAAACCTGAAAGACCTTTTAGAAGTGGGAAAGCTCAAGAAAATGGTGACatctgaagaagaaaagggtGATGTGAGGCATCAAAAATGGGTATTTGAAAGCCAGCCACTTGAGAATATacgggaggagaagaaagagatcaTCAGGACTGTGAATGTCGAAGCTCTGGACAAAGGAGATGTGACCAATTATAAAGAAAGGTTTGAAAGTATGGATTTAAGCAAGTGCGAAGGAACACAAAGAATCCATGTTGAAGGTGTCACGAGTGGTTCTGTCAAATCCAACAGAGAGCTTTTTGAATCCACCCCGATGTACGCTATGCAAGACAGCTCTGGCCATTACCATGAGTTAAAGACAGTGAGGCGTGAGGAGATTGTGAAGGGAGATGTGCACAGTTGCAGATGGATGTTTGAAACTCGTCCCATTGATGAGTTTGATGAAAGCATCGATAAATTCCAAATCATAAAAGGAATATCTAAGCAGGAAGTCCAGTCGGGGGACGTCAAAACTGCAAAGTGGTTGTTTGAAACACAGCAGCTGGATGctattaaatattttaataattttgAGGATGAAGAACATGAAATTAAGGAAGGCACTGAAATTGAGAAAGGGGATGTGAAGACTTGTAGGTGGCTATTTGAGACCCGCCCATTGGATGGGTTGTATGACAAGGTGGAAAAGAATGAGGCTGACATCGAGGAAGTGGCAAAAGGTGACGTCAAAACCTGCACCTGGCTCTTTGAGACGCAAACACTCGACAACATACGGGATCATACAGAGTCTGAGACCATCCTCAAAACCTGCACTGTAAAGGAGGAAGATATCCAAGGGAAAGATGTGAGACTGGCTCGCTTTCTGTTTGAGACAGAGAATCTTGAAAACATTACGGGCGAGGACAGCAGTTCCTTTAGGAAGGTTACGGAAATTAATATCCAGTCGGGCGACGTTTCTAGGATGAAGTACATCTTTGAGAATCGCTCCTCTGATATCATGAGCTCCACTTCTGAGGAAACGATGCAACgattaaagctgcagcaggcGGAGGACATCCAGAGGGGAAACGTGGTCAACTGCACCTGGATGTTTGAGAATCAGCCAATGGATGAAATCCGGGAAGAGGCGAGGGATGTTCGCACCGTCACCGACGTACAGGGGGGCGACGTCGACAAAGGCCGCTTCATTTTTGAGACATATTCACTGGATCAGATTAAAGAGGAATCCTCTGATATGTCTAAACTCACCAGTATATttagggatgagagagagaaaggagacgTGAAAAACTATACGATGATGTTTGAAAATCAGCCGCTGTATGCCATCAGGGACAAAGAAGGCCACTACCATGAAGTAACTACGGTTACCAAGGAGGAAATAATGAGAGGAGATGTGGTGGGGGCCCGGTGGCTGTTTGAGACCAAACCGCTGGATTCAATCAGAGATTCAGAGGAGGTTTATGTAATTAATTCTGTGACTGAGGAAGGCATAAATAAAGGAGACGTCAGCTCTGCAAGGTGGAAGTTTGAAACGCAACCACTCGACGAAATTACAGATGAAATCAAAGTCAGATCAAAAACGGTCGCAGACATCCAGGGTGGTGACGTGAAGTCCAGCAAAGAGCGTTTTGAGAGTGACGAAATGTCTCAAAAGTACATTAGAACTGTAAGTGTGAGCGAAATCCATAAAGGAGACGTAAGATCTGCCACTTGGATGTTTGAAACCCGCACAATTGACGAGATCCATGGCAAAGGAGTGGAGTATGATGGCATGGAGACAGTGACAAAAGAAGAGGTAATGAAAGGGGATGTCAAACAGTCTGTGTGGCTCTTTGAGAAGCAGCCCCTTGACAGTATCAAAGACAGTGATGGCACAGAAATCGTCGTCACAAAAGAGGAAATCCCACAGGCCGACGTCAAGACAACAACGTGGCTATTTGAAACTACTCCTTTCCACGATTTCAATGAGACCAAGGCGGAACAGAAAGAAATAATTGGCAAAAGCATCAAAGAGACACTTGAGGAGCTTTACTGTCAGAAAATGGTCGACTCACAGGGCATCCTAATTGAGGCCGATGAGATCGGCGATGTTCGCATGGCAAAGTATAAACTAATGAACCAGGAGGCTCCGCAAATCCAGAAAGAAGAGATTATTAGAGGAGATCTGAGCAACATAATGATGAACCTCCTGACCCGCAGGGAGATCTCTGAAAAGGGGATAACTATTGACAAGGAGGAGCGGGGGAACGTCAACAATACAGTGAAGCAACTTCTCAACCAGGAAAGGGGGATCAATATAGAGAAAGAGGAAATTATTGCCGGTGACATTCAAGAGGCCATAAGTAGTCTTCTCAGGAACGAGGGTTCCTCCAAGCAtggcattttaattcaagaGGATGAGAAAGGAGACGTTAAAATGACTGTCTATTCACttttaaataaaggagagaCCACTTGCGTGGAAAAGGAGGATATCATTCACGGCAATGTCAGCAGAACACTGCACCGTCTGCTATCCAGCACAGCGGAAgatgaatgtaaaaaaataagggTGGGAGACATGGAAAGGGGTAACGTCAGCTTTTATTCGACGTGCATTGAGTCTGGAGCTTTGGATTACTTGAAGCAGCTTCAGTGTGAACCCGATGAGTCCCAGGAAAAGGTGGAAAAGGAGTACATTATTGGCGGTGATATAGAAGGGACTAAAATATTGCTGCGGAAGAATCAGCAGGAGATTGGTCGCACCGTAGCAGAGGATGACATTGTTcctggtgatgtacacaacaCTGTCAAAGTCTTTATAACTGAGCCTGCTGTTACCTACAAAAACTTAGAGAAACAGGATATTGTTAAAGGTGACCTATGTGCAGCCCTGGATTCACTGACCCAAGCTATCAACCAGAAAGTAGTAATAGAGAAAGAGCAGGTGGTGAAAGGAGACATACCGAGCACTTTGAAGTGTCTGGAAGAGGCTCAACATCAGGCCAAAGAAATGGAAAAGCCTGAAATTGTCAGGGGAGACATCAGAGGTGCTCTTCAGTCACTAGAGAAATCTGTGAGCAGCAGTGTGGAAGCTACTATTGAGGATTTAGTGGCAGGCGATGTCAAAGGGACACTGAAATCCCTTGAGGAGGCAAAGAAAGTTGTGAAAGAGGTTGAAAAAGAGGACATAGTCAAAGGTGATATCCTCACTGCCATGCAAAGTTTACATGAGCTATCTAGCGAGAAAAAGCTGTATCAACATCAAGTTAGCGAACAAGGGGATGTTAAAGGCACCATCCAGCTCCTGTTAGAACCAACCACAACAGACGGGGGGGAAACAACACaagtggaaaaagaggaagTAGTTAAAGGCGATGTTCAAGGGGCCATAAAATGCCTAATGCAAAGAAAACAGCACTCAAATCCAAAACGCATGCATCCCCCAAAGAAAGCAAAAGTGCCTGTGAGAAATCCATCAACTGTAAAGCAAGTGGGGCATGAATACTTACATGAAgcaaagagtgagagtgtgGCAGGCAATCCAGCCCCCGCTGTGAAAAACCTTTCTCAGAGCAGTGAGTCACACGAGCACACGCAGAGGCACAACGAAAGGAAATCGGTGAAAACACAAGTAACAACCCAAGAGGATTGCGCTGTTACTATAGCCAAAGCACACAATACAACTGGGGTTTCACAAAAAAAGAGCATAAAAGAAGAGCAACTGAAAGCACCACCTCCACAGAAAATTCAAGTTGCTAAACGCATCGCGGGAAAAAATAAGCCAATTCCCATCCACGATCAAATGCAGTCTAAAAGCACTGATGGGAATTTGGTTCAAGAGGTTCAAAATACATCACAGATGAATATTTCAAACAAGCAAATATGCGAGACAAAGACAGTGAAGCAGGTGCAGACGACAGTGATTGAGAAAAGTGTCAGGCATAAGGAAAATGTCACAGTGTCAGAGCAAATGtctcaaaaacacacagaaaagaaagctttcactgaaaaacaaagtttCAAAAATATGAAGAGCGAGTACCGTAATCTTGATATGATGAGGAAAGGTGTGATTACAAAGCCAAAGCCAGAGATTCATTTCCCCCCGCCTCCATCTTCACCACCTCCGCCCTCTGAGTCCgagctctccctccctccaccaccaccgcccGTGCTCGAGAGCCCAACGTCCTCTCAGCCTTCTACTATGAGGCAGGACATCGACCTGCCCCCTCCGCCACCTCCTCTTCCCATGGAGGGTGAGGTAGAATTCttcccaccaccacctcctacACTGTCTGAAGATTTTCTCCCTCCGCCTCCCTCACAGCAAGAACTTAATGCAATGCCTCGACTCACTCCTACAAAGCCCGCCAGTAGGCCTTTATTCAAAGTGCCTCAACCACCGGAGACACAGAAGCAGCCTGTGCACTGCACACCCAAATGGCAGAGAAAGCAGCCAACTCCTGCACTGTCACAGCTCCGCTCTGATCAGGCATCTACCACATCAACAGTCTGCAAAAAGGAAACTAAAGTTGAAGAGAAAAAGGAGTCAGTACAGCAGATTGAAACCGTAAATCAAACCGAATCTGAGGTTGTGACGAAAAACACCCCAGTTGCAAAACCAGTGCAGGGGAAAAGCCCAAAACCTCCCAAAAAAGTATTTGTGCCTCCCATAAAACTTCCCCCAACTCCCGAACCGGTACCTGCATCAAAGCCGAGACCGTACGCGTGCAAATTTAAAACACCCCTCATGCTGGCAGAGGAAAGGTACCGCcagcagaaaatggagaaagaaaaaacagaaacaagcaCTGTCACAACTCCCATTTCCCCTCCAATTAATATACTTCCCTGCGCTGCAAGTGCTGATCTTTGTGCAGCACAGAACACAGAGAAAGATGTGGTCACTGAAGTGACAAAAGCTGCAAtggaagaaacaaaaacagtttcCAGAGGGGCTATATCAGCTCAAGAAATGCTTACAAAGAAAGCTGCCTCCCAGATCCCTATGAGCAAGCCTTTAGCTCCACCGGCAAATAAGAAATCAGTCCCCGCATCTTCCAGTGTGTCTGTAGATAAAAAGCATATTTCAAGCGAGCAATCCTGTGAAAAAACGCTGACCTCAGCCGATGTTAAAAAGTGTCAGACTACACCAGAGAATCAGCCTGTGCTTTCCCCCCATTATGAGGTTTCAAACAACGATGTGCACTCCAGCTCAAGTGTTGTCACTTCCTCAGTCTCAGAACAGCAGCGGTTTATTAAGAAATCTAGCACCAAGTCCATCACTGCTGCACAGAGCACCGTCCTGGAAAATGGGCTGTTTCAGAGCCAGGCACAGAAATCTGAAGACACACAGAACACAAACCTGCCCCTCACACACCAGGGAAAAATCAGTTCCTCCCAGTTCCAACCCAGTAAAATTCCCAAAGTAACTCCAAGCTTTAAGGTCAAAACCTTCAAGGTGCCAACTGAAAAAAAGGAAGATAAATGTGGCATTTTGGGACAAAAGGAATCAATGAAGAGTTTAATACATTTACAGCAAGGGAAATGCAGTGTGACACAGAGAACTGACACAAAGGTGAATGTGGAGAACAGTCAGGCGACATCAGCGAGTGCCGAGTTGAAACCTGAAATGAAACTAAACAAGAAAAGTCAGATGACACTTCCCATAAAAGAAGCTGAGTTGGAACTTCACGTGAAAAAGGGAATGAAGGTGTCCAAGAATGAGACCAAGGCAAACCCGTCACCATCAGTTACCGCTTTAATGCCTAAGATGGCAAAGATAACAAATGCAGCAGCTCATCAAGGACACAGCCATGTATCTGTCTCTCACAGCCAGCAGAGCATGAAGACGGAACACAAGGAGGTGGCGGTGACTGAGAGAGTGGtgcagcaggaacatcagcgGCAGGAAGCTGTGCAGATGCACACGCGGCAAATAACGCTACAAGCAGCAGAatcaaataaaatgcaaataaaggcaGCAAAGTCCAAAGATGGGCCTAAGGAAATGTCTCTGAAAGGAAAGGGGAAAATTGTCCGTAAAGACAGGGTTAATTCAGAAGAAATCACAGATTTAGAGAAATATAACGTGATACAGAATCTGCTCAAACACATTGAAGAGCTCGAGGGCACGCCAGGCAAAGTAGACCCCAGCACTGTCATGATGATTATAACTCAAATCCCTGACTGGGTGATGggcctggaggaaaaaaagaacttaAGTGAAATTGCTAAAAAGCAAAGtaataaaaagctgaaagaaatgATGGGCTATGTGAAAAGAATCGTGCAGGCGAAGCTTCCAGTTTTAGCTGACAACCTGACGGCCATGGAAAATCAGGAAACGGAACAGGAAAAACCACTGCCACCCCCACCAGCTCCTCTAACCCTGGAAAAGAAAGTTCTCAGTGGAGCGACACTATCAAAGATCAGCATTGGATCCTCTAAAACTGAAATAAAGGTCTTGGAGGAGAAACAGTCCCTTCAGCAGTGCAGAGTGCACCAGCAGGCGGATCCAAGAGTGTCCTCCCCGTTAATGAGCATTCGCTCTCCGTCACCCACTTTTATCAGCATCGAGTCGAGGAAAGTGGACTCACCGGTCCGGGCGACTCCGCCACCCTACAAATCAGTTGGGACGCCTCCTCCTCGTAAATCATTCACGCCCACGCCCTCCTTCAGCAGAGCCACCCCTTCTCCCACCCTCAGCCGATCAGAGAAGCCGATGAAACCGAAAGATAGCGCTGCAAATGTTAGCCACGGTGTGACTCCTCCACCTCCCGTGGTGGTTCTGGAGCCTTTTGTAGCAGACACAGAGCAGTCAATGACATTCGGCCACAGGGAGACTCACGCAGAAGAAAATGAGCGAGAACGGACCGATGTTTCAGAAATGGTGGACTCCATGGCCACCGTGAAGGACAAAAAGTCTTTCTTTGAGGAGGCACACAAGGCTGAGGTCAACAAGGTGTACATCCGAAAGGACCCCATTGATATTCCCGAGCGTTTGGCGCCTGACATTGAGGAAGGAAATGTGCTGATAGACCTTCTAAAAGAGGACCTCCCCAGAGTTGACTTGTCTAAGCTAGTTAATCGATTTGAATCCCCACAGCCTCAAGTCTACACCAGAAAAGAGCCTATTGTGATTTCAGAGAGGCTGGGAAGTGACACAGAAGATGCAGAGACCAACCCGCAAACTCCCAGAACAGAAGACGTCCCGATGTTCACAGTTAAAGCAATAAAGGATGTGTTTGAGACGGGTGAGCACAGCTCCCAGGCAGCTAGAGACCTTAGAGAACAGATAGAGAGAAGAGAATCCGAGTCCGTATATTCCGAGCCGGCCGGTCACTCTGAAACAACAGCGGTCAACGAGCATTTCTGCAGCATCGACGATTTCGGAAACATCACGAGGGGGGCGAGGAATGCGGTGCATTCGGGGACCTCCCTGACCCACGTTAACCCTCCGTCCTATGCTGATGTGGTGAGGGGCAACGTGGAAGCCGTGCCTGCAGATGCCTCCACCGAGGAACTGTTGAGAAACTTCCAGCAGTCGTGGGCACAGAGCCAAGGAGTTTTCCAGAACCTAGGCTTCAGCGTGACGGAGCAGCGGACTTCACAGATCGTAACACATCAACAGGAGACTGTTGTGACGG AAAATTCGAGTTCCAGAGTCCGAACTGTGCAGGGCATGTCGGAAGAGGGTCTACCCCATGGAGTCGCTGATTGCAGACAAACAAAGCTTCCATAA